Below is a genomic region from Miniphocaeibacter halophilus.
GAGAGGCTAAAAATATTCTATATTACCCAAGTGGCAGTTAGACCTCCAAAGTTTATAATATATGTTAATAAATCAAGTTTAATGCACTTTTCATATATTAGATATATTGAAAATCAAATTAGAGAGAACTTTCATTTTACCGGAGTACCATTAATTTTTGAATTAAGAGAACGAGGTGACTAATGGGAATTTTTTTTCTTGCAATAATATCTTATTTTGTTGGAAATATTTCTGGCGGTTTAATACTTAGTAAATTATTATTTAAACAAGATATTAGGGAGTTTGGTAGTGGTAATACTGGAACGACTAATGCCTTGAGAGTATTTGGTAAAAAAATAGGAATATTGACTTTTATAATCGATTTTCTTAAAGGTCTAATAATTACCTATATAGGTAGTAAAATTTATGGTGATATTGGAATGTTTACAGCTGGATTAGCAGTTGTATTAGGACATGATTGGCCAATTGTATATGGCTTTAAAGGTGGTAAAGGAATTGCTACTTCTTTTGGCGTATTAATGGCTATATCGCCATTACATATACTTGCTGTATTTGGAGTTTTTCTAATTATAGTAGCAATTTCTAAATATGTTTCCTTAGGTTCGGTATCAGTAGCGGTATTGTGTATTTTTGTAGGTATTTATTTTATTGTAAAAAAAGAGTTCTTTTATGGTGGAATTTTATATATAATATTAGCAGTGATTACTATTTTTAAACATAGAGGAAATATATATAGACTTTTAACTGGCAATGAGTCTAGAATCAAATAAAATTTGTTAAATTTATGTTATAATCAACTTTAGATTAGATAACGATTATTAAATTAAATATATATTTAGGAGGAAATATGAAGGTTTTAGTAGTAAATTGTGGTAGTTCGTCATTAAAATATCAATTATTCAACATGGATGACGAATCAGTTATGGGAAAGGGACTTGTTGAAAGAATTGGTATTGAAGGATCAAAAATAACTCAAACAATTAATGGAGATAAGTACTCAAAGGAAGAACCTATTGAAGATCATACAAAAGCTATAAAAATGGTATTTGATTTTTTAACAGACAAGGACCATGGAGTAGTTGAATCTGTAGATGAAATAGGAGCAATAGGCCACAGAGTTTTACATGGTGGAGAGGAATTAATTGACTCTACATTAATTGATAATAAAGTAAAAGATATAATAAGGGATTACATAAAATTTGGCCCTTTGCATAATCCAGCAAATTTAATGGGTATAGAAGCTTGTGAAAAAATAGTACCGGGAAAACCAAATGTTGCAGTTTTTGATACTGCCTTCCATCAAACAATGCCAGCATATAATTATTTATATGGAATTCCATATAAATATTATGAAAAATATAAACTTAGAAAATTCGGATTCCATGGAACAAGTCATAAATACATTACCCATAGAACAGCTGAATTATTAGGAAAGAATGTAGATGATATAAATATTATAAGTTTACACTTAGGAAATGGATCTAGTTTAGCGGCTATAAAAAATGGTAAATGTATAAATACAACAATGGGACTTACTCCATTAGAAGGATTAATAATGGGTACACGTTCAGGAGATTTAGATCCAACAATTATTTCTTTCCTACAAAATGAAGAAAACTTGTCTCCAGATGAAATTAATACAATTTTAAATAAAGAATCAGGTGTTCTAGGTATTTCTG
It encodes:
- the plsY gene encoding glycerol-3-phosphate 1-O-acyltransferase PlsY, with the translated sequence MGIFFLAIISYFVGNISGGLILSKLLFKQDIREFGSGNTGTTNALRVFGKKIGILTFIIDFLKGLIITYIGSKIYGDIGMFTAGLAVVLGHDWPIVYGFKGGKGIATSFGVLMAISPLHILAVFGVFLIIVAISKYVSLGSVSVAVLCIFVGIYFIVKKEFFYGGILYIILAVITIFKHRGNIYRLLTGNESRIK
- a CDS encoding acetate/propionate family kinase, with the translated sequence MKVLVVNCGSSSLKYQLFNMDDESVMGKGLVERIGIEGSKITQTINGDKYSKEEPIEDHTKAIKMVFDFLTDKDHGVVESVDEIGAIGHRVLHGGEELIDSTLIDNKVKDIIRDYIKFGPLHNPANLMGIEACEKIVPGKPNVAVFDTAFHQTMPAYNYLYGIPYKYYEKYKLRKFGFHGTSHKYITHRTAELLGKNVDDINIISLHLGNGSSLAAIKNGKCINTTMGLTPLEGLIMGTRSGDLDPTIISFLQNEENLSPDEINTILNKESGVLGISGLSSDFRDLEEAHEKGDERATLALNMFHNRIRRFLGAYMIELGRVDAICFAGGVGENGTDTRYQVTKNLEDYGLILDEEKNQTRGEACISKADSQTKIFIVPTNEELMIARDTLKIVK